DNA from Chitinispirillum alkaliphilum:
CCCCGGCAGCCGCCCAAATCTTTCTTAATCGCTTTCTCAATATCTTTTACTTTAAATTATACTTTCAAGAACACTTCGACTATCCCGATTCGGAAGTCGGCTCAGTACTAGCGGAAAAGAAAAAACGAAAGACCATCTGTGTTATTCAAAAATTCTACCTGGCTTCTTCAAAAAATTCAAACGGATAATTGACAACCAGCTCCCCTAAACTATCAGGAACAGCCCTGAATCGCCAATCAGAAACACGATTGGCTATTTCCTGCTCAAACTGCCGGTCTCCGATATTTGACTGAATAGTGCGGACATTTGCGACCCTTCCATCTGGCTGGATAGTCAACTCTACTACCATTCGTCCCGATATCTTTTCACCCGACCTTAAATGACGGTTGTATATGAATCTCAGTTCGGGGGAGTGTTCATTTATGACCTGCTTAATAAAGCTTGGCCTGCGATAAGGATTTGCTGCAAGCTCCCTTCGTCTCTGAAGCTCCTGGATTTCAGCCTCACCCATACTGGCGGCATGTTCCATAATTTCCCTTTGCTGACGGGCTTCTCTGGCGGACTCCTGCTCAGCTGCTCTCTCTCCTGTTAAATCAATTGTGCCAATTTTGTTTATCATATCCATAAGAGAATCACTGCTTCCTGTAACCAGATTCTTTCGATCTTCAGAGTCAAGTTGTGCGCGAATGCTGCTGGGAGCAATCATGGAAGAGTATCTCTGAATATTATCCATAAATACCTGATCCTGATATGCCTCAAGCTGCCTGCGGGCTTCTTCAGCGACGGTCTGACGCTGTTCATAAAACTCCCCAAGCATAAGCAGGCGCCGGTTAGCTTTTATTGACCACCTGTTTCCCGGATCATCCTGGATAACGCGCCTGTATTCTATCATAGCCTCTTCGGTCTCACCAAGTTCTTCATGAGAACGAGCTTTGTAATACCTTGCTTCTACAGCAGCCCTCCCCGATGGTCTCTGGCCCAGAAAAATTGACAGCTGTCTGATTGCACTCCTGAAATCCATCAAGCGGTAAAACTCTCTTGCTTTCTCTAAACCAGTGAGGTTGCGGTTTTCAATTTTCCTCCTATGCTCTTCCATTTCCTTGATAAATGCAAGTAGACGCCAGGATATTATCCCACTCTCTGTTCCGGGAAAATCACTGATCACACTCTCATAAAGATTCTTTGCACTCTCGTAGTTATTCAACATCGAGTGACAAAACGCTTTATGAACCATAATTGATGCTCTGATTTCCGGAGCAAGTGGATTTTCCAGTACCTCCCGATAGATTTTTATTGCCTCATTGTACTGTCTGTTTCTTTCCCAAAAATAACCTATCTCGATAATGTTAAAAATCTCATCATCGGCCTGGTAATTCACTATTTCCTTGCCCAGGACTAAGCGGATAAAGTTCACAGTTAATCTGACCGGAGTCCTGTACAGTTCATGCCTCACCGAAACAGGCTCCTCTCTGAACCTTTCTGCAGATGTAAGCGCCTGAATTCTGGCTTCAAGCTCCAGAGCATCCACATCATCATCCCCCTTCTCCATTCGCCTCCGAATAAGCTCATAGCGGGCCACAATTCCAAACGCATTGGAAACATCCTGTCTGGCGGCGATTGAACCCAATAAATACTGCACCTCCTCTAATCTTATGTCAATCAATGCAGCATTGAACACCAGAGTAAAACCCAACAGAAACAATACAGAGAGGATCTTTAGTGCAGTTTTCATAGCTATCACTCAGACGTTGAGGATGGGAGGGATTTTTTCCTGATAATCTGAGTTGGACTGGTTGGCCCAGTTCTGCGATCGATGGCATAACATGAACCATCCATGCTCTTGACATATTTTTTAACTTCCGCTGCAACCTGAATCATCTCAGCGTGTCTGCGGAAAGGTCTGGTCTTGTTGGTAACAACTGCCACACTGATACTCATGAGAGGAAACTTCTGGCGTTCACCCAATCTGTTCACTGATTCGATACACCCGTTTCGCGCATCTGTGCTGTTGTAAAACTGGTATATTCCCCGGTCAAAAGTGGTTATAAAAGCTTTGGCTATTGTCTCCCAGTACTCAAATGGGCACACAATGACAAAATCATCCCCCCCCTCATGACCGACAAACACATTCTTAAGATCTTTACGCTTGGCAACCGTAAGCATACAATCCCTGGTATAGAGAATAGCCTCATCCCCCTTGGTGAAGCCGTATTTATCATTATATGCTTTAAAGTTGTCAAGGTCGCAGTAGAGCACACAAATTTTTTTACCTGATAACAAACACTCATCAATGTAGTTTGCAATAGTAATATTTCCGGGTAAACCGGTAAGGGGGTTGGATCCTTTTGCCTCATCGCGCATTCTTGCCAGCGACACACTCATCTCATTGAAGGAGGAAGCCAGCTGCCCGAACTCATCACTGCCTGTTATGGGTACCCTTATCTCCAGATCCCCTTTAGCAATAAGCTTTGTGGCTTCATTGATCTTACGAAGTGGCAGAAGAATCATCTTTGTGAAAAGAAAAGCAAACCCGATGTGAAGTACCGTAACAAGTATACCAACCAAAAGGCACTGACGGTATAGATACCCCATCTGCTTTGCAATGTCTTTCATTTCAAGTTCGATTCCGGCCACACCGATCATTTCTGATTCGTAGACAAAGGGAATGTAGAGCTGAATCAGACGTTTTTCCCGGTCAACAGA
Protein-coding regions in this window:
- a CDS encoding response regulator receiver modulated diguanylate cyclase, translated to MAGLKTRSVFFRATVIYIFLTVLNVSIFILMVFENQLDLIAENAILSSQHTASSLKYRIDNILGDRGALSSTNINNILKESGMLDINKLTLFSEAGKIYVEVDDNVLTQREMAELEELRMINMAITRQGFEDKLFYHSVDREKRLIQLYIPFVYESEMIGVAGIELEMKDIAKQMGYLYRQCLLVGILVTVLHIGFAFLFTKMILLPLRKINEATKLIAKGDLEIRVPITGSDEFGQLASSFNEMSVSLARMRDEAKGSNPLTGLPGNITIANYIDECLLSGKKICVLYCDLDNFKAYNDKYGFTKGDEAILYTRDCMLTVAKRKDLKNVFVGHEGGDDFVIVCPFEYWETIAKAFITTFDRGIYQFYNSTDARNGCIESVNRLGERQKFPLMSISVAVVTNKTRPFRRHAEMIQVAAEVKKYVKSMDGSCYAIDRRTGPTSPTQIIRKKSLPSSTSE